The proteins below are encoded in one region of Salmo salar chromosome ssa02, Ssal_v3.1, whole genome shotgun sequence:
- the hapln2 gene encoding hyaluronan and proteoglycan link protein 2, with protein MNCAAILILTASCFSWTSAIYLPNRQETKKLKYLLEPPVDAEVTSPRGGNATLPCVLRFKPSHYKVKWTKLEPLRRGSENIVMITNGSAHKPYGLLGPRASLRKAHAMDASLRLSNLELEDDGRYRCELINGIEDESVIITLRIEGMVFPYQSKNGRYKFTYKEAKEACAEQDGTLATFKQLYRAWTEGLDWCNAGWLIDGTVHYPILHPREACGGELLPGIRSYGPRDRIRDHFDAFCFTSRTTGFVFFVGEPLTFGEAMQACRGEGAELALVGQLYSAWRFLSYDRCDGGWLKDGSVRFPITTPRGRCGGIHEAGVRTFGYPNKTLRLYGAYCYR; from the exons ATGAACTGTGCTGCTATTTTGATACTAACCGCAAGTTGTTTCAGTTGGACGTCTGCTATTTATCTCCCAAACAGACAAG AAACAAAGAAACTGAAGTATCTGCTTGAGCCTCCTGTTGATGCCGAAGTAACCAGCCCTCGGGGAGGAAATGCCACTTTGCCATGTGTACTGCGATTCAAACCAAGCCATTACAAGGTGAAATGGACAAAACTGGAACCACTTCGTCGTGGAAGCGAGAACATTGTCATGATCACAAACGGTTCAGCCCACAAACCCTATGGCCTGCTTGGGCCACGGGCCTCGCTTCGTAAGGCTCATGCCATGGATGCCTCACTACGACTCAGCAACCTGGAACTAGAAGACGATGGTAGATATCGCTGTGAGCTGATCAACGGTATCGAGGATGAGAGCGTCATCATTACATTGAGGATAGAAG GGATGGTATTTCCATATCAGAGCAAAAATGGCCGTTACAAATTCACCTACAAGGAAGCTAAGGAGGCCTGTGCTGAACAGGATGGCACATTGGCCACATTCAAGCAGCTATACAGAG CCTGGACAGAGGGTCTGGATTGGTGCAACGCGGGATGGCTCATCGATGGGACAGTCCACTACCCCATCCTGCACCCACGAGAAGCATGTGGGGGGGAGCTGCTACCTGGCATTCGCAGCTATGGCCCCCGGGACAGGATCCGGGACCACTTTGATGCCTTCTGTTTCACCTCTAGAACCACAG gCTTTGTGTTCTTCGTTGGAGAGCCACTCACATTTGGGGAGGCAATGCAGGCGTGTAGGGGTGAGGGAGCAGAGTTAGCTCTGGTTGGACAGCTCTATTCGGCCTGGCGTTTCCTGAGCTATGACCGCTGTGATGGAGGTTGGTTGAAGGATGGCAGTGTGCGTTTCCCTATCACCACCCCTAGAGGGCGCTGTGGCGGTATTCACGAGGCTGGGGTGCGCACCTTTGGTTACCCCAACAAGACCCTGCGTCTCTATGGTGCCTACTGCTACAGGTAG